The Prunus persica cultivar Lovell chromosome G8, Prunus_persica_NCBIv2, whole genome shotgun sequence genome includes a region encoding these proteins:
- the LOC18767555 gene encoding protein NETWORKED 1D: MATASQADSRRKYSWWWDSHISPKNSRWLQENLTDMDAKVKHMIKLIEEDADSFARRAEMYYKKRPELMKLVEEFYRAYRALAERYDHATGALRQAHRTMAEAFPNQVPFALGDESPAGSSASEADPRTPEMPPPIRALLDLEELQKDALGLSSHFHAVKRNGAFTEESDSVPSRKGLKQLNDLFGSGEGRAKKGLNFHDTEEREHRLHNNGIHDLKARSLSESDQLGKAETEISNLKNALAKLEAEKEAGLLQYQQCLERLSILESEVSRAHEDSRGLSERASKAEAEVQTSKEALTKLEAERDASLLQYQQCLDNISNLENSISCAQKDAGELNDRASKAETEAGALKHDLTRVADEKEAALAQFKQCLEMISNLEDKILHVEEDARRINERAVKAEHEVETLKQAIATLNEEKEAAALQYDQCLETISSLEHKLSCAQEEAQRLHSEIDDGVAKLKGSEEKCLLLEKSNQTLQSELESLVQKMESQGEELTEKQKELGRLWTCIQEERLRFMEAETAFQTLQHLHSQSQEELRSLVSELQNGALILKDMETRNQGLVDEVQQVKEENKSLSELNLSSSMSIKNLQDEILILRETVRKLEEEVEIRVDQRNALQQEIYCLKEELNDLNKKHQVMLEQVESVGLDPECLGSSVKELQDEKLQLKQTCEADRSEKVALLEKLEIMQKLLEKNVLLENSLSDLNVELDGVRGKVKELEESCQSLLEEKSTLLAEHAALISQLQIMTENLKKSSEKNNFLENSLCDANAELEGWRVKSKSLEESCLLLDNEKSGLMTERESLASELDTTRQRLEDLEKGYAENLEKLSVLEKERESALHKVEELHVCLGSEKQKHVSFVQLSETQMADMESQISQLQAEGMCRKKEYEEEQDKAVNAEIEIFVLQKCVEDVEEKNLSLMFERQNLLEASKMSKKLISDLEHGNLEQQTEIKSFLLQMEVLRMGLYQVLKAVDVDANLGYGEKVEQDEMLLNHILVKLQDTQNSLSVIRDENQQLVIEKSVLIEMLDQLKLDAGNLMRERNTLDGKFRTQSEKFLVLQSGAQRLQEMNEELKLKVVEGDHREEVLRTEIDNLHEKFLDLQSAYKSLLEENSKILEDKGALTKMVLDLGEEKHNLEEEKCVMFGETIYHSNLSLVFKDFISRKLLELEELSDYLDKLHLGNTDLEDKVRILEGKLEVIRMESLHLKESLIRSENELEVVKSVNDQLNGEIANTKDALSHKENELREAEQIFNALQSEKQELHTLVEDLNGKYDEANVVLEDQEKQIVRLYADNDHYAKETGCLREANQELESELQKIHEEAEKTKIKEEGLINELQKGREEIEMWLTQAATFFGELQISTIRETLFEGKIRELIEACQILEDRSNSRGMESKIMKERISTLEYENGGLQAQLAAYIPAVISLKESTTALEKHVLADATSHKLDTEESEDDFLHAESSHLDGDQVPTVSDGVSDLQDLHRRIKAIERAMVEKERHFSANQVEKKFGDGVGNTMKKREISGSGNEILTKDIILDQISECSSYGISRRDTIEADGQMLELWETTDQDASIDLMVGKGQKVDAVPTDHSQTEAVKAHKNKYSSSESLVEKELGVDKLELSKRFTEPSQEGNKRRILERLDSDVQKLTNLQITVEDLKRKVEITEKSKKGKGIEFENVKGQLEEADEAITKLFDVNQKLMKNVEDGPQFSDGASGVVSDESGSVRRRRLSEQAKRGSEKIGRLQLEVQKLQFLLLKLDGEKESRGSTRITERKTRVLLRDYIYGGNRTNQKRKKAPFCACIQPPTKGD; encoded by the exons ATGGCGACTGCGTCACAAGCAGACTCCAGACGTAAGTATTCTTGGTGGTGGGACAGCCACATAAGCCCGAAGAATTCAAGATGGCTTCAGGAAAATCTTACAG ATATGGATGCCAAAGTCAAACACATGATCAAGCTAATTGAAGAAGATGCAGATTCCTTTGCTAGGAGGGCAGAGATGTATTATAAAAAACGCCCAGAATTAATGAAATTGGTGGAAGAGTTCTACCGAGCATACCGTGCGTTAGCTGAAAGATATGATCATGCAACTGGGGCACTGCGCCAGGCTCATCGGACCATGGCAGAAGCATTTCCCAACCAAGTTCCCTTTGCACTTGGAGATGAGTCTCCTGCAGGTTCCTCTGCTAGTGAGGCTGATCCCCGTACACCTGAGATGCCACCTCCTATACGGGCATTGTTAGATCTTGAGGAATTGCAAAAAGATGCTCTGGGGCTCTCATCCCATTTCCATGCTGTCAAAAGGAATGGAGCATTTACAGAAGAATCTGACTCTGTGCCAAGCAGAAAGGGCTTGAAACAGCTAAATGATCTATTTGGGTCTGGAGAAGGAAGGGCGAAAAAAGGCCTCAATTTTCATGACACTGAAGAAAGGGAACACCGCTTGCATAACAACGGAATCCATGACCTCAAGGCTCGATCCTTGTCTGAGTCTGATCAACTGGGTAAAGCAGAGACAgaaatttcaaacttaaaGAATGCCCTTGCTAAGTTAGAAGCTGAAAAGGAAGCTGGCTTACTTCAGTACCAACAGTGTTTAGAGAGATTAAGTATTTTGGAGTCTGAAGTCTCTCGTGCACATGAGGATTCCAGGGGACTGAGTGAACGAGCCAGCAAAGCTGAAGCTGAAGTTCAAACTTCGAAGGAAGCACTTACCAAGTTAGAGGCTGAAAGGGATGCTAGTCTTCTTCAGTATCAGCAATGTTTGGACAACATCTCCAATCTGGAGAACAGTATCTCTTGTGCCCAAAAAGATGCTGGAGAGCTCAATGATCGAGCTAGTAAAGCCGAAACTGAAGCAGGAGCTCTAAAGCACGATCTTACAAGGGTGGCAGATGAGAAAGAAGCTGCACTTGCACAATTTAAACAATGTCTGGAGATGATATCAAATCTGGAGGATAAAATACTTCATGTTGAGGAGGATGCCAGAAGGATTAACGAGCGAGCTGTCAAAGCTGAACATGAAGTTGAAACTTTGAAGCAAGCAATTGCCAcattaaatgaagaaaaggaagCTGCTGCTCTCCAGTACGACCAGTGCTTGGAAACCATATCTAGTCTGGAGCATAAGCTCTCTTGTGCCCAAGAAGAGGCCCAACGGCTACACTCTGAAATAGATGACGGAGTTGCGAAGTTAAAGGGTTCTGAAGAGAAGTGCCTTCTGctggaaaaatcaaatcagacTCTCCAGTCTGAGTTGGAGTCTTTGGTGCAGAAAATGGAATCTCAAGGTGAAGAGCTTACAGAGAAGCAGAAGGAGTTAGGTAGACTCTGGACTTGCATACAAGAAGAGCGTTTGCGATTCATGGAGGCTGAAACTGCTTTCCAAACGCTGCAACATTTGCATTCTCAATCCCAGGAGGAACTTAGATCTCTGGTTTCTGAGCTTCAGAATGGAGCTTTAATTCTTAAGGACATGGAGACTCGTAATCAGGGTTTGGTGGATGAAGTCCAGCAGGTGAAGGAGGAAAACAAGAGCCTAAGTGAGCTCAATTTGTCTTCATCAATGTCAATAAAAAATCTACAAGATGAAATCTTAATCTTGAGGGAGACAGTTAGGAAACTTGAAGAGGAAGTTGAAATTCGAGTGGACCAAAGAAATGCTCTTCAGCAAGAGATATATTGTCTGAAAGAGGAACTCAATGACCTGAACAAGAAACACCAAGTTATGCTAGAGCAGGTAGAGTCAGTTGGCTTGGATCCAGAGTGCCTTGGGTCATCTGTGAAGGAATTACAGGATGAAAAACTACAGCTAAAACAGACGTGTGAGGCTGATAGAAGTGAGAAAGTGGCCCTGTTAGAAAAGTTAGAAATCATGCAGAAACTTCTGGAGAAAAATGTTCTTTTGGAGAATTCCCTTTCTGATTTGAACGTTGAGTTAGATGGGGTTAGGGGGAAGGTAAAGGAGTTAGAAGAATCATGTCAGTCTCTTCTGGAAGAAAAAAGCACTCTTCTTGCTGAACATGCCGCCCTAATTTCCCAATTACAGATTATGACTGAGAATTTGAAGAAATCATCAGAAAAGAATAACTTTTTGGAGAATTCCCTTTGTGATGCAAATGCTGAACTTGAAGGCTGGAGGGTTAAATCAAAGAGTTTAGAAGAGTCATGCCTATTGCTTGATAACGAGAAGTCTGGTCTGATGACTGAGAGAGAAAGCTTAGCTTCTGAGTTGGACACTACTAGGCAAAGACTGGAAGATCTGGAAAAAGGATATGCAGAAAATTTAGAGAAACTCTCTGTTCTGGAGAAGGAAAGAGAATCAGCACTTCATAAAGTGGAAGAGCTACATGTTTGCTTAGGTTctgagaaacaaaaacatgtcAGTTTTGTTCAGTTGAGTGAAACCCAGATGGCTGATATGGAATCACAGATCTCTCAGCTCCAAGCAGAAGGTATGTGCAGGAAGAAAGAATACGAAGAGGAACAAGACAAAGCTGTGAATGCGGAGATTGAAATCTTTGTCTTGCAAAAATGTGTAGAAGatgtggaagaaaagaacTTGTCTCTCATGTTTGAGCGTCAGAATCTCTTGGAGGCATCCAAAATGTCAAAGAAACTGATTTCTGACCTAGAGCATGGAAATCTTGAACAACAGACGGAGATTAAATCCTTCCTTTTGCAAATGGAAGTACTGAGAATGGGGCTGTATCAGGTGTTGAAGGCTGTTGACGTTGATGCAAACCTTGGGTATGGAGAAAAGGTTGAGCAAGACGAAATGCTTCTTAACCATATACTTGTCAAACTTCAGGACACGCaaaattctctctctgttaTTCGTGATGAAAATCAGCAGTTGGTTATTGAGAAGTCAGTTCTCATAGAAATGCTTGACCAACTGAAACTCGATGCGGGAAATCTTATGAGAGAAAGAAACACCCTGGATGGAAAGTTCAGGACCCAATCTGAGAAGTTCTTGGTGTTGCAGAGTGGGGCTCAAAGACTTCAGGAGATGAatgaagaattgaaattgaaagtaGTGGAGGGTGATCACAGAGAGGAAGTATTGAGGACCGAAATAGATAATCTGCATGAGAAGTTCTTGGACTTGCAAAGCGCATACAAGAGTCTATTGGAAGAGAATTCCAAGATACTTGAAGATAAAGGAGCTTTGACAAAAATGGTATTGGATTTGGGGGAAGAGAAGCATAACCTAGAAGAGGAGAAATGTGTCATGTTTGGTGAAACAATATATCACAGTAACCTTTCGCTTGTTTTCAAGGATTTTATTTCCAGAAAGCTACTGGAACTAGAAGAGCTCAGTGACTACTTGGATAAACTTCATCTTGGCAATACTGACTTGGAAGATAAGGTAAGAATATTGGAGGGGAAGTTGGAAGTTATACGAATGGAAAGCTTACATCTGAAGGAGTCATTAATTAGGTCAGAGAATGAGCTGGAAGTAGTTAAATCTGTCAATGATCAATTGAATGGTGAAATTGCAAATACAAAGGATGCATTGTCTCATAAAGAAAATGAGCTTCGGGAAGCAGAGCAGATCTTCAATGCACTTCAGAGTGAAAAGCAAGAGTTGCATACATTAGTGGAAGATCTGAATGGTAAGTATGATGAGGCTAACGTGGTACTAGAAGATCAAGAGAAGCAGATTGTCCGACTATATGCAGACAATGATCATTATGCCAAAGAGACTGGATGCCTTCGTGAAGCGAATCAAGAGTTGGAGTCAGAACTGCAGAAAATTCATGAAGAAGctgaaaaaactaaaattaaagagGAAGGTTTGATCAATGAACTGCAAAAGGGAAGAGAAGAGATAGAAATGTGGTTGACTCAGGCTGCCACGTTTTTTGGTGAATTGCAGATCTCCACCATTCGTGAAACATTGTTTGAAGGAAAGATCCGCGAGCTCATTGAAGCATGTCAGATCCTTGAAGACAGAAGCAATTCCAGAGGTATGGAGAGCAAaattatgaaagaaagaatcAGCACTCTGGAATACGAAAATGGAGGGCTACAAGCTCAGTTGGCTGCCTATATTCCAGCTGTCATCTCTTTGAAGGAGAGTACAACAGCACTTGAGAAGCATGTGCTTGCAGATGCCACATCACATAAACTAGACACAGAAGAATCAGAG GATGACTTTCTGCATGCTGAAAGCTCTCATTTGGATGGAGATCAAGTGCCCACGGTATCAGATGGTGTTTCGGACTTGCAGGATTTACACAGAAGAATTAAAGCTATTGAAAGGGCAATGGTGGAAAAGGAAAGGCATTTTTCCGCAAATCAGGTAGAAAAGAAATTCGGGGATGGGGTTGGTAACACTATGAAGAAGCGTGAAATATCTGGCTCAGGAAATGAAATTCTGACAAAAGACATCATTCTTGATCAGATATCAGAGTGTTCATCCTATGGGATAAGCAGAAGAGACACCATAGAGGCTGATGGTCAGATGCTTGAGTTGTGGGAAACCACTGACCAGGATGCCAGCATTGATTTGATGGTTGGCAAGGGCCAGAAGGTGGACGCTGTACCAACTGACCACAGTCAGACTGAAGCAGTAAAGGCACACAAGAATAAATATTCCTCTTCAGAATCATTGGTTGAGAAGGAATTGGGCGTGGACAAATTAGAGCTCTCTAAGAGATTTACAGAGCCCAGTCAAGAAGGCAACAAGAGAAGGATTCTAGAAAGACTTGATTCTGATGTACAAAAGTTGACAAACCTTCAAATAACCGTGGAAGACCTGAAGAGGAAGGTGGAGATTACTGAAAAGAGCAAAAAGGGCAAAGgtattgaatttgaaaacgTGAAGGGGCAGCTGGAAGAAGCTGACGAGGCCATCACTAAGTTGTTTGATGTCAATCAAAAATTGATGAAGAACGTTGAAGATGGTCCTCAGTTCTCTGATGGAGCTTCGGGTGTAGTGTCAGATGAAAGTGGGAGTGTGAGAAGAAGGAGACTTTCAGAGCAAGCAAAAAGAGGGTCCGAAAAAATCGGGCGGCTACAGTTGGAGGTGCAGAAACTGCAATTTCTTCTACTGAAACTTGATGGTGAAAAAGAAAGCAGAGGATCAACAAGGATCACGGAGCGGAAAACAAGAGTTCTTCTGAGGGACTATATCTATGGTGGCAATAGAACCAACCAGAAACGCAAGAAAGCGCCCTTCTGTGCATGCATACAGCCCCCAACCAAGGGAGATTGA